In Megalobrama amblycephala isolate DHTTF-2021 linkage group LG21, ASM1881202v1, whole genome shotgun sequence, the genomic stretch aaataacaaaaactacgactttattcagcattgtcttctcttccggaatcctttccattgaactgattccattgaatcctttcatctgtcggcgttggtaatgcacttttacgtcgccgtggttgtttttgccGATTAagacatccgcgacattttgaagcatcgaaaatacattttggtccaaaaataacaaaaactacgactttattcagcgtTGTATTCTCTttcgggtctgttgtcaattcgcGTTCACGACTTCGCTTCCTCTTCTTTCCTGTTtgacggcggttggcatccagcttattggtgcattaccgcccccttctgctccggagtgtggttcacgactccgcagtgacgctgctgatgtaagacgctgctgacgtgttatctggtgcgctagagcttcgtttacagtctgagggagacgcacgctgtattcaagctattctacattgtttgtattttggtattgctatattttttaaaatggtgcgtaagtgtgcatgtcgcggatgtcttaatcaccaaaaacaaccacggcgacgtaaaagtgcattaccaacaccgacagatgaaaggattcaatggaatcaattcagtggaaaggattctggaagagaagacaatgctgaataaagtcgtagtttttgttatttttggaccaaaatgtattttcgatgcttcaacaaattctaactgacccactgatgtcacatggactactttgatgatgtttttattacctttctggacatggacagtataccgtacatacattttcaatggagggacagaaagctctcggactaaatctaaaatatcttaaattgtgttacgaagatgaacggaggtcttacggatTTGGAACGACGTGAgtgtgagtcattaatgacataattttcatttttgggtgaactaaccctttaacatttgcCATTTATCCTCTCTTTTCCAGTGAATGTGGTTATTCTTGTGCTCCTTGTCATCgcctttttaattattttgcatcGAAATCTGCTCAATCTCAATGATTTCCTGAAGCAAGTGAATCCAGGTATGAAGATGCTGATGTTATTGAAGTTTAGAAGTACTTGGCACCCTGAAATGCAGCACCTCACTGGTTTTTCTTTGTGTTTGCAGACACAGTGCCTGGGATGGCCCTGCCCTTTGAGACTGACTTCCTGTCGGATCATAAGGTCATCAGAACAGGAGATGAGATCCCAGTGCTCATCACCGCTCCAGAGGACAGGCTGGGAGCAGCTGTCACCGCCATGAACAGCATCTACCGCAACAGCAAAGCTAATGTAGTATTCAACATAGTGACTCTAAATGAGTCTGTGATCCATCTCAGGTACACCTTATTTTGCATTACAATGGTTTATTAaaccaggggttttcaaactggggtCTGCAGCTAGGTGGTCCATGgaaaaacttaaaggattagtccactttcaaattaaaatttcctggtaatttactcacccccatgtcatccaagatgtccatgtccttctctcttcagttgaaaagaaattaaggtttttgatgaaaacgttccaggatttttcGCCATACACTGGCcttcaaacggttgaaggtcagaattacagtttcattgcagcttcaaagtgttctacatgatcccagacgaggaataagagtcttatctagagaaaccatcactcattttctaaaaaaaaatgaattatatatgttttaaccataaatgctcatcttgaactagctctcctcctcttctctattagaattccggcagtgtagacgctgctaagtgtattactgccctccacaggtcaaagtttgaactaattgttatatacttgcactagcatattgaatatgacaatttagtcatataataatataattaattttttttagaaaatgagtgatggtttctctagataagacccttattcctcgtctgggatcgtgtagaatgttttgaagctgcaattaaaaactgtaattttgaccttcaaccatttggaggccattgaagtccattatatgtagaaaaatcctggaatgttttcctcaaaaaccttaatttcttttcgactgaagaataaaagacatgaacatcttggatgacatgggggtgagtaaattatcaggaaattttaatttgaaagtggactaatcctttagaTTAAATGAAGAAGAACctgattaacattttattttaaataaataaataaatctaacaGCATAGATTAATTCCATAGTGAgtagaataaaaaaacaaagtattgtaatagaaactaaatattttccaaattatatttatgcttatttattttttccacagATTAAATTGTGTCTTTAGGCATGAAACTATATAGCTTCCTTTTAAATTTTAGGATGGGGGTCCCTCGCATGAAAATCATCGTATTTGTGGTCTTTGGCATCTAAAAGATTGAAAACCTCTGCTATAGattatcaataaaaaaaaaaaattaacataaaaaatgattaaataaattgATGGGGGTCCACTGCATGAGACTGATCAATCTAAAGGATTGAAAACTATACTGTGTTTCATTACCTGTGATCATTGGTACACATGATTATTTCTCATTCCAGAACATGGTTGAGTAAGACTGACTTGAAAcataaaattatcatttttgatCCGAAGATTCTGGCGGGGAAAATTTCTAATGATCCTCAGAAGGTGGAGGCAGTGAAGCCGGTAATCAAGTGCAAGTGCTTCTGTTTGAATAGAAGTGTATGGTGTTGTGTTGTGCAAGTGCCAGTTACGTATCATAActgtatatgtattttatttttcagttgaCTTTCGCCAGATTCTACATGCCAGTTTTCTTGCCGGATGCAGAGAAAGCAATTTACCTAGATGATGATGTAATTGTACAAGGTGAAGTGCATAGTTTTATAGTTTCTAAAGACCCCAGAATTCACATCTTGTCCACAGGGGCATATTTAACATATATGTCCAATTACAGCAGTCTAGAATTACAATCACCTGTTATCTCctcaatatttataataaataaattgaattcGCAATTATGTAATAATTAGTAATTATGTTTGGAAGATAATCTGTAAGGCAATATTTCACAAACTAAGACCCCTAGGCCCACAGTGTCCACAAGAATATTTGAAGGCCCCTTCCCTTGCTAAATTATACAGGAATTAGGAGTGCCCatagattaaaatatataaatgcaataattataactaaaatgtattaaatatttcaaaaaaattgaagggggaattaaaaaaaaatctgttttagtTGATTTTAAATCTGTCATTTTGAGGCTCCTTTGGAAGTTTGCTTGGAACTCCTTTAAGTGCACAAATAccaaattgagttctcttttgcatCTTCTGTTATAAGTGAGCATAAACAGTTGGGAAAGAAATCGCAAGTATATCAGTATATTGAATCCATTGATtaagtcttaaaggattagttcactttaaaatgaaaattaccccatgatttactcgccctcaagccatcctaggtgtatattaataaatatcctgatgctcCCAAGCTTTATATTTTGAAGCtcaatccatcataaacgtactccgcACGGCTccgaggggttaataaagaccttctgaagcaaagcgatgagtttaagaaaaatatccttatttaacacgttataaagtaaaataactagcttacAGCCACATGGATTCTACTTGCGTCTAAAGCGTAACTTACGCAACATACTACTGGTTTTACGCTACGCCATGACATACTACGCTATGTCCTACGGCACTTTAGACGCAAATAGAATCTGTTTgactggaagctagttattttactttataacgtgttaaatatggattttttcttcagaaggcctttattaacccccagagccgtgtggagtatgtttatgatggatggatgcactttcttgagctacAAACAGTTGGTTTCcgtgcactgccattataaagcttgcgagcatcagggtgattattaatataactacgtattattatgtatattactgtattcgtctgaaagaagaaagtcatataaacCTAGAATGGCtaaatgagtaaattatgggataattttcattttaaagtgaactaatcctttaaagtgacatcagcctaataaaccagctGCTCTCTGTGTTATGTTCAATCAGACAGCAttagacaaagagaaaatcgcTCACTGCTCTTGGctaaataaattttataaatatttatctatatttaattttacagtaaagtacggaagaggattagggccaagcaataataaaaaaataaaaccatctcgagattaaagttgttaaatttcaagaaaaaagttgagataaaatattgagaataaacttgttaaattacgagaaaaaaactccttaaattttgagaaaaaagtcaaaataaaatgttgagaataaactcgttaaattacgagaaaaaacttgttaaatttcaagaaaaaagttgacataaaatgttgagaataaacttgttaaattgcgagaaaaaaactccttaaatttcgagaaaaaagtcgagataaaatgttgagaataaactcgttaaattacgagaaaaaaacttgttaaatttcgaggaaaaaagttgagataaaacgttgagaataaagttattaaattacgagaaaaaagttgtcattaaattacgagaacaaattcattaaattatgagaaaaatgttgttaaattacgagaacaatttgttctcataatttaacgacttttttctcataatttaatgactttattctcaacattttatctctactttttttctaaatttaacgacttttttctcataatttaacgaatttggtctcataatctaacgacttttttctcgtaatttaacaagtttattctcaacattttatctcgacttttatctcaaaatttaacgagttttttctcgaaatttaccaactttaatcttgagatggttttatttttttattattgcttggccctaatcctcttccgtagtaaagactatgcagtgttaatgtacattttattacTTGACTCAATTTCTGTTGACAATACTTGAATATTTTGTTCTACAATGTAAATTACATACACCCCAAAGGTCTTTATCTAGTTACTTATTAGAAACAtacgtttgtttgttttttgttttttaaagtaaaCATAACTGCTTCAATATTCGTGTTTTTGATATGGGTGTGTAATTTGTTGAAGAACAAAACGTCCAAGCAatgtcaagttatgtttaccacagaccttattttactTATAAATTGAAAAACCCCATTATAGAAACCCAATAGGAAAATCTTGAAGGAACCAGTGGTGAATTAATCATCCAGGTTTTGATGTGGTCCCTGCACTACTAtgtaatgttacatttttttaattcagtgagTGGCATCCAGTTATATGGGAAATTAAAGTggttattttgtatatatataaagctcAAAGTTGCTGCTGTAATTACTGAAAGAAATGAAATGTAAAGTTCATTGTATTGTGGACTGCAGTGGTCTTTGCATTTCCCCTTTGGTTTTATACTGCACATTTTATTACATGTAGTACGCCATCTGCATATTTTACACATTGAGAAAATCTGCATACTGTGCAAATATGGATATTATATACTGCACAATTCGTATTGTATGGTACTGTGcaaattttaactaaaatacaGTAGTAAGTACTAATTGTATTCTTTTCTATGCTTCAGGGGACATTCGTGAGCTTTTTGACACCAGTCTTAAGTTTGGACATGCAGCAGCTTTCTCAGAGGACTGTGACTCCGCCTCCTCTAAAGGCATGTTCAGAGGAGCCGGAAATCAGGTATGATTATTCTGTCCTAAGTCTCACCTGCCTGGATTCCTCAATTCACACTGTATTTAGAACATCATCAGAATATTTGAATAAACGTATGCATCATCTTTCATTATCCAAATATAGTCATAtggtttttaaatatgtaaaccatttattttctttgtgaTTGTATACAGTCACTGTGgtataaaattattcataccaTCCAGCCCCAATTAAAAAAAAGGCATTATTCCATACATTTAAAtggatttgtttatttgttttaccCGCTACAGAACAGCTATATTGGTTTTCTGGACTTCAAAAAAGAGGCGATCAAGAAGCTTGGAATGAGAGCAAACACTTGCTCGTTCAATCCTGGAGTCTTTGTGGCCAATTTAACCGAGTGGAAGCAGCAGAATATCACCAGCCAGCTTGAGTTCTGGATGGAGTACAATGTCAAGTTAGTTTCGTGTTTTATTACTTGCATTGTGTTTCTGCTCTATTATGAAAActacattcattcataaaatgttaaggACAGCTGTTGTGTGTTACAAGGCAAAGAACCAGAGTAAAATCTGTTCCCAGTGTTTAATCTCAGTTAAAATCCTCTTTAGTCATGGTATAAGACATCTTGAGGCCTCTGGAGGTCCAGGGCTGTTAATGGTTTTGTGTGGTGGTTTTGCTCTAGAGAGGACCTTTACAGTAGGACTTTAGCAGACAGCATCACGACGCCACCTATGCTCATTGTATTCTACAAGCAGCACTCGAACATCGATCCCATGTGGCACGTCCGACATCTCGG encodes the following:
- the glt8d1 gene encoding glycosyltransferase 8 domain-containing protein 1, with amino-acid sequence MTVRRVNVVILVLLVIAFLIILHRNLLNLNDFLKQVNPDTVPGMALPFETDFLSDHKVIRTGDEIPVLITAPEDRLGAAVTAMNSIYRNSKANVVFNIVTLNESVIHLRTWLSKTDLKHKIIIFDPKILAGKISNDPQKVEAVKPLTFARFYMPVFLPDAEKAIYLDDDVIVQGDIRELFDTSLKFGHAAAFSEDCDSASSKGMFRGAGNQNSYIGFLDFKKEAIKKLGMRANTCSFNPGVFVANLTEWKQQNITSQLEFWMEYNVKEDLYSRTLADSITTPPMLIVFYKQHSNIDPMWHVRHLGATGAGKRYSPQFVNAAKLLHWNGHYKPWGRTSSFPDIWDKWYIPDPTGKFHPIRRHAEEK